The following proteins are encoded in a genomic region of Candidatus Omnitrophota bacterium:
- a CDS encoding cytochrome c, whose translation MRRFVFGVLLTVLGLVAATGGVSAKEEKSSTGWTGARLYEATCARCHAARPPVEHSDKRWKIVMGHMRVRANLTAEESQKILEYLQNSN comes from the coding sequence ATGAGACGGTTTGTATTCGGCGTTCTCCTGACGGTGCTGGGGCTTGTTGCCGCCACAGGAGGTGTCTCGGCGAAGGAGGAGAAATCCTCAACCGGCTGGACGGGCGCGCGGCTGTACGAGGCGACGTGCGCCCGGTGCCATGCCGCGCGGCCTCCGGTGGAGCATTCGGATAAGCGCTGGAAGATCGTGATGGGACACATGCGCGTCCGGGCCAATCTGACCGCAGAGGAAAGCCAGAAAATTCTCGAGTACTTGCAGAATTCCAACTGA